In one window of Lynx canadensis isolate LIC74 chromosome A3, mLynCan4.pri.v2, whole genome shotgun sequence DNA:
- the LOC115509738 gene encoding 60S ribosomal protein L12-like, whose product MPPKFDPNAIKVVYLRCTDGEVGATSILAPKIVPLRLSPKKIGDDIAKATGDWQGLRITVKLIIRNRQLQTEVVSPASALIIKVLKELPRDRKKQKNIKHSGNIIFDEIVNIAWQMRHRFLARGLSGNIKEILGTTQSVGYNVDVCHPHDIIDDINFTGMPS is encoded by the coding sequence ATGCCGCCTAAGTTTGACCCCAATGCAATCAAAGTTGTATACCTGAGGTGCACCGATGGCGAAGTGGGTGCCACATCTATCCTGGCCCCAAAGATTGTCCCATTGCGTCTGTCTCCAAAAAAGATTGGTGATGATATCGCCAAAGCAACTGGTGATTGGCAGGGTCTGAGGATTACAGTGAAACTGATCATTCGGAACAGACAGCTCCAGACTGAAGTGGTATCTCCTGCTTCTGCCCTGATTATCAAAGTCCTCAAGGAACttccaagagacagaaagaagcagaaaaacattaaacacagTGGAAATATCATTTTTGATGAGATTGTCAACATTGCCTGGCAGATGCGGCACCGATTTTTAGCCAGAGGACTCTCTGGAAACATTAAAGAGATTCTGGGGACCACCCAGTCTGTGGGCTATAATGTTGATGTCTGCCACCCTCATGACATCATAGATGACATCAATTTCACTGGAATGCCTAGCTAG